Proteins encoded in a region of the Micropterus dolomieu isolate WLL.071019.BEF.003 ecotype Adirondacks linkage group LG09, ASM2129224v1, whole genome shotgun sequence genome:
- the gpnmb gene encoding protein QNR-71 isoform X2, with the protein MEALRFVFLLVCACFFYQADGRKTFGDMFPHKHAVAGKFPFPVPPIPGWDPDTNPWDDYLYPPLNPKPKELTHHKGKAKVRLTSDSPALNGSCISFTAMLEYPPCQKEDANGDLVWDEHCEDANGQVHSGYVYNWTSWLDDYGFGKCADFTKCNIFPDGKPFPLSNDWRRRSYVYVWHTMGQYYETCDGSSSRVTINTTNIPLGAEVMEVMVYRKRERRKYSPLTTDNTVFYVTDKIPVAVNISQKAAVNQSENVFFCGEDVVFKVQLHDPSGYLKTAAAIDYIWDFRDGNQLVTHRGVTTHTYSRLGTMSVKLVVEAAFPVECPPTAATPTSPSPTEAPTPPPRTHAVTFKMETTQAPPSTSRPLPSSSPAAMTSGVPTTEPLPPTLGSATPESNATTMAWLRTRRLNSNECFRYAYGTFMGNITIIEPKHALNSQPNSRIVDVSASRVTNTDISFLVKCLGNIPTSACTIVSDPSCTQVHNIMCDDVPPSSECEVHLRRTFLEPGTYCVNITLEDSSSLALTSTTVTINKSQDTPVSKTSRAAEVVLSSSAVLVAVFAFTAYLVCKRYKVYRPIRRTLVEDACGFAGARGRMVRLREALFPSSEESHHLLTERHPL; encoded by the exons ATGGAAGCCTTGcgatttgtttttctcttggTTTGTGCCTGCTTTTTTTATCAAGCTGATGGACGCAAAA CATTCGGTGACATGTTCCCACACAAGCATGCAGTAGCAGGGAAGTTTCCATTTCCAGTGCCACCAATCCCTGGCTGGGATCCTGACACCAACCCATGGGATGATTATCTCTACCCTCCACTAAACCCAAAGCCAAAAGAGCTCACGCACCACAAAG GTAAAGCCAAGGTTCGTCTGACCAGCGACAGTCCGGCTCTCAACGGCTCTTGCATCTCCTTCACTGCCATGCTGGAGTACCCTCCGTGCCAGAAGGAGGATGCCAATGGGGACCTTGTATGGGATGAGCACTGTGAGGATG CAAATGGACAAGTGCATTCTGGCTACGTGTACAACTGGACTTCATGGTTGGACGATTATGGCTTTGGAAAGTGTGCAGACTTCACAAAATGCAACATATTCCCTGATGGGAAGCCCTTCCCTCTGAGTAATGACTGGAGACGGAGGAGCTACGTCTATGTGTGGCACACAATGG GCCAGTACTACGAGACATGTGACGGCTCCTCCTCCCGTGTGACCATCAACACCACCAACATCCCTCTGGGGGCGGAGGTCATGGAGGTCATGGTCTACAGGAAACGCGAGCGCAGGAAGTACAGCCCCCTCACCACTGACAACACCGTCTTCTATGTCACAG aTAAGATCCCAGTGGCGGTCAACATCTCCCAGAAGGCTGCGGTCAACCAGTCTgagaatgttttcttttgtggtgAGGACGTGGTCTTTAAAGTCCAGCTCCATGACCCCAGCGGTTACCTCAAAACCGCCGCTGCCATTGACTACATCTGGGACTTCAGAGATGGCAACCAGCTGGTGACACACCGCGGCGTGACCACACACACCTACAGCAGGCTGGGGACCATGAGTGTGAAGCTGGTGGTGGAGGCTGCGTTCCCTGTAGAGTGTCCGCCCACTGCTGCCACCCCCACGTCACCATCTCCCACAG AGGCTCCCACACCTCCACCCAGGACTCATGCTGTTACTTTCAAGATGGAGACCACACAGG CGCCACCCAGCACCAGCAGACCCCTCCCCTCGTCCTCTCCCGCTGCCATGACGTCAGGCGTGCCCACCACGGAGCCCCTCCCGCCTACTCTTGGCAGTGCGACCCCAGAGTCCAACGCCACCACCATGGCCTGGCTCCGCACCAGGCGCCTCAACAGCAACGAGTGTTTCCGCTACGCCTACGGGACCTTCATGGGCAACATCACCATTATTG AACCCAAGCACGCACTGAACAGCCAGCCAAACAGTCGCATCGTGGATGTGTCAGCTTCCAGAGTGACCAACACCGACATCAGCTTCCTGGTGAAATGTCTGGGCAA CATCCCCACTTCAGCCTGCACCATTGTGTCAGATCCCAGCTGTACTCAGGTGCACAACATTATGTGCGATGACGTGCCGCCATCGTCAGAGTGTGAGGTGCATCTCAGGCGAACATTTCTGGAGCCTGGCACCTACTGTGTCAACATCACTCTGGAGGACTCCAGTAGCCTGGCCCTGACAAGCACCACTGTCACTATCAACAAGTCCCAGGATACACCTG TGTCCAAGACTTCTCGTGCTGCAGAGGTGGTGCTCTCCTCCAGCGCTGTGCTGGTGGCTGTCTTTGCATTCACTGCCTACCTGGTCTGCAA GCGTTACAAGGTGTACCGTCCGATTCGTAGGACACTGGTGGAGGACGCCTGTGGCTTTGCTGGGGCCAGAGGTCGCATGGTTCGTCTAAGAGAGGCACTCTTTCCCTCCAGTGAGGAGAGCCATCACCTGCTGACCGAGAGACACCCCCTGTAG
- the gpnmb gene encoding protein QNR-71 isoform X1 has product MEALRFVFLLVCACFFYQADGRKTFGDMFPHKHAVAGKFPFPVPPIPGWDPDTNPWDDYLYPPLNPKPKELTHHKGKAKVRLTSDSPALNGSCISFTAMLEYPPCQKEDANGDLVWDEHCEDGTELEASANGQVHSGYVYNWTSWLDDYGFGKCADFTKCNIFPDGKPFPLSNDWRRRSYVYVWHTMGQYYETCDGSSSRVTINTTNIPLGAEVMEVMVYRKRERRKYSPLTTDNTVFYVTDKIPVAVNISQKAAVNQSENVFFCGEDVVFKVQLHDPSGYLKTAAAIDYIWDFRDGNQLVTHRGVTTHTYSRLGTMSVKLVVEAAFPVECPPTAATPTSPSPTEAPTPPPRTHAVTFKMETTQAPPSTSRPLPSSSPAAMTSGVPTTEPLPPTLGSATPESNATTMAWLRTRRLNSNECFRYAYGTFMGNITIIEPKHALNSQPNSRIVDVSASRVTNTDISFLVKCLGNIPTSACTIVSDPSCTQVHNIMCDDVPPSSECEVHLRRTFLEPGTYCVNITLEDSSSLALTSTTVTINKSQDTPVSKTSRAAEVVLSSSAVLVAVFAFTAYLVCKRYKVYRPIRRTLVEDACGFAGARGRMVRLREALFPSSEESHHLLTERHPL; this is encoded by the exons ATGGAAGCCTTGcgatttgtttttctcttggTTTGTGCCTGCTTTTTTTATCAAGCTGATGGACGCAAAA CATTCGGTGACATGTTCCCACACAAGCATGCAGTAGCAGGGAAGTTTCCATTTCCAGTGCCACCAATCCCTGGCTGGGATCCTGACACCAACCCATGGGATGATTATCTCTACCCTCCACTAAACCCAAAGCCAAAAGAGCTCACGCACCACAAAG GTAAAGCCAAGGTTCGTCTGACCAGCGACAGTCCGGCTCTCAACGGCTCTTGCATCTCCTTCACTGCCATGCTGGAGTACCCTCCGTGCCAGAAGGAGGATGCCAATGGGGACCTTGTATGGGATGAGCACTGTGAGGATGGTACGGAGCTAGAGGCCTCAG CAAATGGACAAGTGCATTCTGGCTACGTGTACAACTGGACTTCATGGTTGGACGATTATGGCTTTGGAAAGTGTGCAGACTTCACAAAATGCAACATATTCCCTGATGGGAAGCCCTTCCCTCTGAGTAATGACTGGAGACGGAGGAGCTACGTCTATGTGTGGCACACAATGG GCCAGTACTACGAGACATGTGACGGCTCCTCCTCCCGTGTGACCATCAACACCACCAACATCCCTCTGGGGGCGGAGGTCATGGAGGTCATGGTCTACAGGAAACGCGAGCGCAGGAAGTACAGCCCCCTCACCACTGACAACACCGTCTTCTATGTCACAG aTAAGATCCCAGTGGCGGTCAACATCTCCCAGAAGGCTGCGGTCAACCAGTCTgagaatgttttcttttgtggtgAGGACGTGGTCTTTAAAGTCCAGCTCCATGACCCCAGCGGTTACCTCAAAACCGCCGCTGCCATTGACTACATCTGGGACTTCAGAGATGGCAACCAGCTGGTGACACACCGCGGCGTGACCACACACACCTACAGCAGGCTGGGGACCATGAGTGTGAAGCTGGTGGTGGAGGCTGCGTTCCCTGTAGAGTGTCCGCCCACTGCTGCCACCCCCACGTCACCATCTCCCACAG AGGCTCCCACACCTCCACCCAGGACTCATGCTGTTACTTTCAAGATGGAGACCACACAGG CGCCACCCAGCACCAGCAGACCCCTCCCCTCGTCCTCTCCCGCTGCCATGACGTCAGGCGTGCCCACCACGGAGCCCCTCCCGCCTACTCTTGGCAGTGCGACCCCAGAGTCCAACGCCACCACCATGGCCTGGCTCCGCACCAGGCGCCTCAACAGCAACGAGTGTTTCCGCTACGCCTACGGGACCTTCATGGGCAACATCACCATTATTG AACCCAAGCACGCACTGAACAGCCAGCCAAACAGTCGCATCGTGGATGTGTCAGCTTCCAGAGTGACCAACACCGACATCAGCTTCCTGGTGAAATGTCTGGGCAA CATCCCCACTTCAGCCTGCACCATTGTGTCAGATCCCAGCTGTACTCAGGTGCACAACATTATGTGCGATGACGTGCCGCCATCGTCAGAGTGTGAGGTGCATCTCAGGCGAACATTTCTGGAGCCTGGCACCTACTGTGTCAACATCACTCTGGAGGACTCCAGTAGCCTGGCCCTGACAAGCACCACTGTCACTATCAACAAGTCCCAGGATACACCTG TGTCCAAGACTTCTCGTGCTGCAGAGGTGGTGCTCTCCTCCAGCGCTGTGCTGGTGGCTGTCTTTGCATTCACTGCCTACCTGGTCTGCAA GCGTTACAAGGTGTACCGTCCGATTCGTAGGACACTGGTGGAGGACGCCTGTGGCTTTGCTGGGGCCAGAGGTCGCATGGTTCGTCTAAGAGAGGCACTCTTTCCCTCCAGTGAGGAGAGCCATCACCTGCTGACCGAGAGACACCCCCTGTAG